A stretch of the Acomys russatus chromosome 23, mAcoRus1.1, whole genome shotgun sequence genome encodes the following:
- the LOC127206335 gene encoding activated RNA polymerase II transcriptional coactivator p15, protein MPKSKKLVSSSSSGSDSDSEVEKKLKRKKQVVPEKPVKKQKPGETSRALASSKQSSSSRDDNMFQIGKMRYISVRDFKGKILIDIREYWMASEGEMKPGRKGISLNTEQWSQLKEQISDTDDAVRKL, encoded by the coding sequence ATGCCTAAATCAAAGAAACTTGTTTCTTCAAGCTCTTCAGGCAGTGATTCTGACAGCGAAGttgaaaaaaagttaaagaggaaaaagcaagTTGTTCCAGAAAAACCTGTGAAGAAGCAAAAGCCTGGTGAAACTTCAAGAGCTCTGGCATCTTCcaagcagagcagcagcagcagagatgaCAACATGTTTCAGATTGGAAAAATGAGATACATCAGTGTACGGgactttaaaggaaaaatccTAATTGATATTAGAGAGTATTGGATGGCCTCGGAAGGTGAAATGAAACCAGGGAGAAAAGGTATTTCCTTAAACACGGAGCAGTGGAGCCAGCTGAAGGAACAGATCTCTGACACAGATGATGCAGTAAGAAAGCTGTAA